In one window of Calypte anna isolate BGI_N300 chromosome 1, bCalAnn1_v1.p, whole genome shotgun sequence DNA:
- the LOC103537080 gene encoding cell surface glycoprotein CD200 receptor 2-like, giving the protein MNQTWEVLAELLFLLINLAEGSAYNLVSVKTGHEAVLSCPYFSKTPLLMVTWKTKCSTCCLLAYRADCNETRRLNCSERLMWKYSPDRDPALRIYPVNLGDEGNYTCEIVSSEGNFLFFSSLTVTVPPTVTLTSDKSRMAVCQASAGKPAADISWIPASNHSTQEEVHHPNGTVTRVSYISWVNSMPPVVTCLVTHPATNLNLSLDLSYTSRSLPYFLIGGSTSVAAVSGVTLCLVFRCRASRLHKMTHGSAVLFSTRNYRYTPSREKTDAVKLPVLPETIYQNYMETRR; this is encoded by the exons ATGAATCAAACATGGGAAGTTCTGGCTGAACTCCTTTTCTTGCTAATCAATCTGGCTGAAGGATCAG CTTACAACTTGGTGAGTGTGAAGACTGGTCATGAGGCTGTGTTGAGTTGCCCTTACTTCTCCAAGACGCCTTTGCTAATGGTGACATGGAAGACAAAATGCAGCACTTGCTGCTTGTTGGCCTATAGAGCCGATTGCAATGAGACAAGGAGGTTAAACTGCAGTGAGAGGCTGATGTGGAAATATTCACCTGACAGAGACCCTGCTCTTCGTATTTACCCCGTGAACCTTGGTGATGAGGGAAATTACACCTGTGAAATTGTCAGCAGTgaaggaaattttctttttttctcctctctgacTGTTACAG tCCCTCCTACAGTGACTCTGACCTCTGACAAGAGCAGAATGGCTGTCTGTCAAGCATCTGCTGGAAAGCCAGCTGCTGACATCTCCTGGATCCCTGCAAGTAATCACAGCACTCAGGAAGAAGTCCATCACCCCAATGGAACAGTGACCAGAGTGAGCTACATCAGCTGGGTCAACAGCATGCCTCCTGTTGTCACCTGCCTGGTTACCCACCCAGCTACAAACCTGAATCTGTCCCTAGACCTGTCAT ACACTTCCCGCAGCCTTCCTTACTTCCTGATTGGAGGATCTACAAGTGTTGCTGCTGTCAGTGGTGTGACTTTATGCTTGGTTTTCAGATGCAGAG CTTCCCGGTTACATAAAATGACACATGGGTCGGCAGTGCTATTTTCA aCTAGGAATTACAGATACACACCCTCACGTGAGAAAACTGATGCAGTCAAGCTTCCTGTCTTACCAGAGACAATCTATCAGAATTACA TGGAAACCAGGAGGTGA